The genomic interval GTCCCACGCGTAGTACGGGACGGCGGTGACCGACGTCGAGTGCCGCGCCGACTCCGCGGCCGGCCGGTAGAGCTCGCCGTCCCACTCCTCGAGTTCGGGAACCGTCGCGCCGGCCTCGATAGTGACGACGCCGCCGAGGAGGTCGTCCCGATAGCCGGCGTCGAACGCCGACGCCGTCTCGACCCGATACTGGTGGAGCGGGCGCTCGTGATCGACGCCCTCGAGACAGTAGACCAGCGGCCCGCAGGTCAGCGCGATCCGGCCAGCATCGGCCGCGACGGCCGGGTGGGCTCGGACCGGGACGACGGACCGCTCGAACGTAACTTCGACCCGATCGTTGATCCACTCGCGTTCGATAACGAGGTAGCCGTTGTCCACACCGCCACCGTCGCCACCGCTACCGCTACCACTATCGCGATCGACCGCAATCGAGACCGGCTCGCCGTTGACGCGAACCGACGCGTCCTCGCACCACGACGGAATCCGGAGTCGAAGGGAGAACTCGGTCGGCGTCTCCGGGTCGACGTCGAGCGTCACTTCGCCGTTCCAGGGGAGTCCGCTGGCCTGGTCGAGTTCGACGTCGGTCCCGTCGATCGGCACCGTCGCCGAACTCCCGACGTACTGATTCACGTAGAGGAGCCGCTCGTCCGATCCCGTGCCGGTATCGGTGCCGGTGCCGGTTCCGGTCGCGTACAGGTGCCGCCCGAGCGCGGCGAGCAGCCGCGCGACGTTGGGCGGACAGCACGCGCACTCGAACCACTCCCGGCGGTGGTGGTCGCCGTCGCTCGCCAGGCGGTTGTCGTAGAAGAACGCGGTCCCGTCGAGGGAGAGACCGACGAGGACGGCGTTGTACAGCGTCCGCTCGATCAGGTCGGCGTACCGCGCCCGGCCGGTAAGCTCGAACAGCCGCCGGTTCCAGAAGACGCTCCCGATCGCCGCGCAGGTCTCCGCATAGGCGGTGTCGTTGGGGAGGTCGTAGTCCTCGGTGAACCGCTCGCCGCGGGCGCTCGAGCCGATCCCGCCGGTGACGTACGTGCGCCGTTCGGTCATGTGCTCCCAGAGGCGCTCGAGGCGGGCGAGCAGGTCCTCGTCGCCGGTTTCGGCGGCGACGTCGGCCGCGCCGGCGAGGAAGTACATCGCGCGGACCGCGTGGCCCTCGACGGCCTCCTGGTCGCGAAGCGGCGCGTGATCCTGGGCGTAGCGCCCGTCGTAGTCGCCGTCCTCGTAGAAGGCCTCGCGGGCGTCCGCAGCGACGCCGCCGTCGTCGGGATCGTAGCCGGCAATCTCCTCGATCCGTTCTAGTTCTCGCGCCAGGCGGTCGTCGCGACCCCGGCGCTCGACGAAGTACTGCGCGCGCTCGACGTAGCGCTCCTCGCCGGTCGCCCGCGAGAGTTTCACCAGGGCGAGTTCGATCTCCTGATGGCCCAGAACGCCGTCGATCGCATCGCCAAAGCGGTCGTCGATGTGGTCGGCGAACGCCGTTGCGACGGAAAGCAGGGACGTCTCGTCGGTCGCGCGGTGGTGGGCAACGGCGGCTTCGATGAGGTGGCCCGCGCAGTACAGTTCGTGCATCATGTTGAGGTTCGTCCACCGCTTCTCGGGTTCCTCGAGCGCGAAGTAGGTGTTCAGGTAGCCGTCCTCGCCCTGTGCGGCCGCGACCAGGTCGATCACGTCGTCGACCCGCCGGCGGAGGTCGGAATCGGGGCCGGGATCGTCGCGCGTAGCGAGGACGTAACTCGCCGCCTCGAGCCACTTGTACGCGTCCGAATCGGCGAACCACATCCCCTGAAAGCCGCCGTCGGCGCCGTCGGCCGTCCGGCGGAAGTTCTCGAGACAGCCGCTCGCCTCGAGTTGCTCGTACTGGTACTCGAGCAGGTCCTCGCGGGTCGTCTCGAGCCAGCGGTTCCAGAACTCGTCGTCGATGGTCACGTCGGCTGGATCGACCGACGCGGCGCGTCGAATCGGTGCCATCGAGTGACACCGACCAGTGCGACAGCCGTAACTCTTCGCCTCCGTGACCTGTCTGCGGAACTGCTACTCGTTGCACTCCGCTGCGTCGGTCGATCGCGCGTGCTCCGGCGGTCCGCGGCCCGGGTTCTCGTCCGCGTGATTCCGCGGCCCGCGGCCGGACCCGTCGCCGCGCTCCGGCGGCCCCCGCCTGGCGCCGGCCTCGATCTCGATCCGGGCGACGGCCGACGGCGGGAGCCGAAGGTCGAGCGTTCCGTTCTCGCGAACCGGAACCGTCTCGGTCGCGACCTCGTAGACGGCCGCGTCCCAGTCGTACCATGAGTCGGGGTAGTCACCGAGTCCGTCCTGCTCGTCGTGGGGGTCGCCGGTCGGTCGCTGGACGGTCACGGTCGCCTCGGCAGGGGTGACCGCGTCGGGAACCTCGATCGCGACGGACGCGTCCGTCCGGAGGTTCCGGTTGGTGAGGAACGTACAGAGGGCGTCCCCGTCCGGCGTCGCCATCGACACCGCGTCGACGTACGGGACGTCCTCCATCGCCCGGATCCGGACCCCTGTTTCGGGGATATCACGCGTCTCGCCGTCGACGGCCGCGTCGATCACGTTCCACGTCCGATCGCCGTCGAAGACGGACGCGTACAGCCCCAGCGTGAACCCGACCGGGAGCAGCGGGTTCGGATCCGCCGGGTGATCGACGTGCTCCGGCGGGAACATCCGAACGGGGAGGTGCGTGTGACTCGCCCGCCGCACGTGGTCGCTCTGTCGGATGAACGCGTTGAACATCCCCGCGACGTACGAGGCGCCCGCCATCGTCGGCATCCCCGGCCACGGATCGCCGTCGGCGACGGTCGGGTACAGTCCCCACTCGCCGATGAAGAACTCCGGCTCCTCGAGGCCGTGCGACGCCGCCAGATCGGCGGTCTCGCCCATGAGCTCTCCGAACTGCGTCGGAAACATGAGCAACACCTCGTTGTAATCGAGTGCGTCGGCGTCGTGTTCGGCCTTCCACTCCTCGACGCTGCCGGGGTCCTCGTCGCGGATGCCCCAGTTGTACCGGTGCATGCCGATCCCGTCGAGATCGCTGCCGATCACGTCGAACAGGGTGTCGTTCCAGCGCTCCGGATCCGGGAGGTTCTCGTCCCCGTACATGGGGTCCATTCCGTCGGGGATCACCGTGATCGAATCATCGACGGCCGTCATCGCCTCGATGAACTCGGTCGTGCGCTCGGCGAACTGCTCCGGGTCGTGGGTGCCGCCGGCCTGCCAGCCGCCCCAGACCTCGTTACCGATCTCCCACACCTGCACGTCGAACGGCTCCTCGTAGCCGTGTTCGGCCCGAAGCGCGCCGTACTCGGTATCGGTCGACCCGTTGCAGTACTCGACCCAGTTTGCGGCGTCTTCGGGCGTAATCGGCTCCGGCGGCTGGAACTCGCGGTCGGTGTCCTCGACGGTCACGCCGACCGTGATCGTCGCTTCGACGTCGGTGACCTCGCAGAATTCGACGTACTCCGCGGTCCCCATGAGGTTCGGATCGAGGCCGTTCCACACCACGTTCGGCCTGATCGGCCGCTCCTCGACGGGGCCGATCCCGTCTTCCCACTTGTAGGTGCTGGTGACGTTCCCGCCAGGCCACTTCAGCAGCGAGACGTTCCGGTCGTCCATCAACTCGATGGTCGTCGGGTTGAACTTTCCGTTGACCGCGTCCGCGGGGAGCAAGGAGAGCCAGTCCAGATCGACGTGGCCCGTCCCCTCGGCGACGATTTCGAGGACGTACTCGCCGTAAGGGGACGCGACGTCGTCTAGGGCACCGCCCTCGAGCGTACTGCCGCTGCGCTCCGCGAGTTCCAGGTCGATCCCGTCGTAGCGCTCCCACTCGTCGGTGAGGCCCTCGATCGCCGCGCTTGCGAGCACGTCGCCGTCGGGAGCGGTCAGTCGAATGTCGAGGGCGTCGATCCCGTCTGCGCGGACCGAGAGCCCGAACTCGTAGGCGAGCGTCCGCCAGTCGGGGAGTGGCAGTCGCTGTTTGACCCCGCCGACCGCGTCGTCGAGGACGACCCGCTGGTGTTCGTTTCGGGGCTCCCGATCGACGGCCGGCCAGCCGCCGTCGGACTCCCACGTACCGAGGCCGCGAACGCCGCCTTCCTCGGGTCGCTCGAACGCAGCCTCGTCGCCGACCGGCTCCCAGGGGAACGGGAGTCCGTCGTACCGACCGACCTCGTCGAACCCGTAGACGTGGGAGACGTGGTCCGGTTGGACCTGGCCCCAGGCGACGAACGCCGTGTTCGTGACGTGTTCCGCGTAGATCCCGGGGTAGATCTCGTGGGCCCCGTAATGTTCGGCGAACCGGCCGAACAGCGTCTCCGGCACGTCACGCTCGCCGCGCTCGTCGGCGTCCATCGTCACCATCGCGTCGAACGACTCGGCCGCTTCGTCGTCCGCTCGGTCTTCGTCGCCGTCTCCCTGCTCGGTGCCGTCCACGGCATCGTCACTGGCGCCGGCGACCAGGCCCGCACCGCCGACGACCAGGCCGGCCGTGGCTGCGGCCTGAACGCCGAGGTACTGTCGTCGTCTCATCGACCGATTCGAATCGGGGTGGTCGGTATGCTCACCCATAAGACTCTAGTAACGCTCTCAGTTAATAATAGTTAGTGATGGAAATAATTCGAAAATATAGTCGCGAGCGGCTCGCCGACGAATCTTCGTGACACGCCGGTAGGAGACGCCCGCCTGCAGCGACGGCCGCGATGGGAATCGCGACCGATTCCGTCACCGTCCACGGAACCAAATCGCCGGCAACGGCTTCGTCGACGCCTCAAGCGGGCTCCTCGGCCTCGGTTTCGGTCTCCGACGCAGCGGACCGATCGGCGTCGCGGGGCTCGGTCGTGCGGAGGTCGGCCAGCAGGTTCTCGCCGGTCTGACCGTCGAAGAGGTGGATGTCGACGGGATCGAACGCGAGGTCGACTTGTTCGCCGACGTCTGGCTTTACGTCGCCTGGCACCCGCACGCGACACTCGTCGCCCTCGATGTCCAGGTAGACGAAGTTGTCGCTGCCCGCGACTTCGACCACCTCGACGGTCGCGGGAATCGTGTTCGCGCCGGTCGCGTCGTAGGTGATGTCCTCGGGGCGGATACCCAGTTCGTGCTCGTCGGCGGCGGTGCCGTCGATCTCGTCGGTAATTCGGGACGGGATCTGGTACTCGAATCCGTCGCCGACGAGCGTCGAACCGCTCGCCACGACATCGAAGAAGTTCATCGCGGGGCTCCCGATGAAGTCCGCGACGAATCGGTTCGCGGGGTTGTTGTACACCTCGTCCGGGGACGCGAACTGCTGTAGTTCGCCCTCGTTGAGGACGATGATCCGATCGCTCATCGTCAGTGCCTCGTGTTGGTCGTGCGTGACGTAGATAGTCGTCGTCCCGAGTTCCTCCTGCAGACGCTGGAGTTCGGTCCGCATGTGGACCTTGAGCTTCGCGTCGAGGTTCGACAGCGGTTCGTCCATCAGGAAGATCTTCGGATCACGGACGATCGCCCGGCCCGTCGCAACGCGTTGTTGCTGGCCGCCCGAGAGCTCGCTGGGCTTGCTGTCGAGTTCGTCCTCGATACCCATCATTTCGGCCGTCTCGTGGACCCGTTGTTCGATCTCGTCGTCCGCCAGGTCCGTCGTCAGCCGGAGCCCGTAGCCCATGTTCTTCTCGACGGACATGTGGGGGTACAGTGCGTAGTTCTGGAACACCATCGCGATGCCCCGGTCCTGCGGTTCGACGCCCTTGATGCTCTCGTCGCCGATCCTGATGTCTCCCTCGGTGATCGTCTCGAGGCCGGCGATCATCCGGAGCAGCGTCGACTTCCCCGACCCCGACGGGCCGACGATAGTGATGAACTCGCCGTCCTCGATGCGCGCGTTGAACGCCTCGATGGCGACGAAGTAGTCGTTGTACACTTTCCGAACGTCGTCGAACGTTACCGGTGCGGTCGTGTCCTCCGTATTACTCATGGTGAACTCCGTTCTGCTGCGGAAACTGCCTGGCGCGTCGATTCGCCCGTCGCCGGGGTGGCGGTGCGTGAACGGTCGGTGGATGTGCTGTGGATCATGGTGTGAGTGTCAGGGGTCCGTCGCCGACGCCGGCGACGAACTCGACGTGAAACGCGAACGCGACGCCGGCGAACAGCAGGGCCACGGCGACGGTCAGCAGCGTCGTGACGGCGAACAACGCGACCGTCACGACGCCGAGCGCGACCGCGCCGACGGGGTGGGCGGCCGTCCAGCGGTAGCCCGTCGCCAGCGCGGCGGTCGGGGACTCGCCCGCGGCCACCCCGAGCAGCGCCGGGATCGACACGAGCCAGGCGTACAGGCCCGCGTACGTACAACAGAGCGCGAGCAGCCCCGCCGCGACCGTCCCGGTGGCGAGATAGGCGAGCGCGTAGTTCGCCGCGATGGCGACCAGCGCCACCGGGACGAGCGCGAGCAGCGTCGCGTGGACGAACTGGCGGCGGACGGTCGCGAGGACCGCCTCGCGGTCGACGCGGTCGGCGCCGTCCTCGCGCAGCGACAGCACCGCGCGATAGGCGCCGACCGTCGCGGGCCCGATCGTCACGATCGGCAGCGCCGTCAGGAACCAGGCGAGGCTGATCCCGATCACCGAGACGAGGTGGGTCCAGACGAATCGGGTCGTCCGCCGGGCCGCGGCGTACACCGGGTCCACGTCCGGATCCCGCGGCGTCGCTTGCGTCCGTTCGGAGGGCTGCGTCTGCGGTTGCGGTCGTGCCTGCGGTCGCGATTGCGGTTGCGTCCCGGACATGGTCACTTCGTCGTCCCCTGCATTTCGACGGCTCGCACGAGGTGTTTCTGCATCACCAGGAAGACCAGCAACAGCGGTACCGAGGCGACCACTGCCGAGGTCATGATCACGCCAGGCTCGGTCACGCCCAGATTGTCCTGTAGCGTCACCAGGCCGATCGGCAGCGTGTACATCGCGTCGTCCTGGAAGATGAGCAGCGGCCAGACGAAGGCGTTCCACGTCCAGATGAAGATGAACAGTCCCAGCGCGGCGAGCGCCGACCGCATCAGCGGCAAGACGATGTGCGAGAAAACGCGCAGCCGCGAGAACCCGTCGAGGCGGGCCGCCTCCTCTAACTCCTCGGGGATATCCTTGAAGAACTGGACGAGCATGAACACGCCCAACGGGTTGGCGGCGCTCGGGAGCACGACGCCCCAGACGGAGTTGACGAGCCCGAGTTCGCTCACGATGATGTACACCGGGACGAGGTTGACGATGCCCGGCACCATGAAACTGGCCACGATGACCGCGAAGATGGCGCGGCGACCCGGCCAGTCGAGCCTGGTCAGCGAGTAGGCGATCATCGCGTCGATCAGCATTACGACGATCGTCGTGACCCCGGCCAGGATGACCGTGTTGACCGTCCACTGGACGATCAGCGAGTTGGTGAGCAGGTACTCGTACCAGTAGAGCGTGAGGTCCCACGGGATCAGGTGGGGCACTTCGGAGTAGACCAGGTCCCGGGTCATGAACGACGTCGCGAACATGTACCAGTACGGGAGCAGGAACAGCAACGCCGTTCCGTACAGCCCGGCGTACAGGCCGATCGTTCGGAGCCGATCGCTGGTCAGCGAGACGCCGTCGAACAAGCGCTGTGAGTCCGTACTCATTGGGTATCACGTCCGAGGAAGTAGTAGCTAGTCGCGGAGACCGCGATCAGGAGCATGAACAGTACGTAGCCGACCGCGGCGGCGTAGCCGAACTGGCGGCCGGTAAACGCCGTCTCGTACAGGTACAACACGATCGTCGTCGTCGAGAACGACGGGCCGCCGTCGGTCATGATGTACGGCTGGCCGAACACCTGGAAGGAGTTGACGAACGTTACGATAACGATGAAGACGAGCGGATTCTTCATCTGCGGAACCGTGATGTCGCGCATCATCCGCCAACTGCTCGCCCCGTCTAGTTTCGCCGCCTCGTAGAGGCGATCCGGAACGTTCTGGCGCGCGGCCAGCAGGATGATGAAGTTAAACGCCAGCTGCCACCAGACCGTCGCGATGGCGATCGCGGGCATCGCGAGCTCGTGGGAGGTCAACCAGTTGCCGCCGCCGAGGTAGTAGGGAATGAGCCCCGAGGCGCTGAAGATCTCCGACCACAGCAGCCCGACCACGGCGACGGTCAGCACGTACGGACTGAAGAAGACCGTCCGTAACAGCCACTTGCCTCTCACGTCGCGGTTGACGCCGAGTGCCAACAGCAACGAGCCGACGATGATCGGCGGCACCGAGAGCGCGACGAAGTAGACGGTGTTCCACAGCGCGTTCCAGAAGTCCGGATCCGAGAGCAGGATCCGGTAGTTCTCGAGGCCGATGAACTGCGACTGGGCCGGCTCGAGCGCGTTCCAGTCGTGGAAGCTCATGTACAGCGCGAGCGCCAGCGGACCGAAGAGGAACGTGCCGGCGATCAGGAGATACGGGATCGCAAACGTCGCCCCCGCGATCCACTCGCGCGTCGACGACTTCGAGAGGTCGACGAGTCCCGAGTCGCTCGCGTCGGATTGTTGGTTCGCTTGTGCCATATTATCGCCTGTTAAACGTTTGTCTGACGCCCTCCGCGGCGGTCTCGAGTACCGCTTCCGGAGTCATGTTCCCGGCGCGCATATCGTCGAGCGGCTGGTAGATCTGTTCGATGTACTCTTCGACGTTCGGCGTCGCGGGCGGGCGGACGAGCTGGTCGTTCTCCACCATCCCGTAGAACGTCTCCAGCGTCTGGGACCAGGTCTCCGAGTCCCGGAGCGCGTCGCTCTCGAGCGCCGCCTCGCTGGCGGGGAGGTGCCCGGCCTCGTACCCCCACCGGTCGTTGAACTCCTGTGAGAGCAAGCGGACGGTTTCGATCGTCTCCTCGAGGCGCTCTCGGTTGCGCTCCTCGCTCTCGGGGATGATCAGCATGTGGCTGTCCCCGACCGTCACGGGATCGTCCGAGTCCGGCATGACGAACGGCTCCGTCATGCCGAATTCGAAGCCCGCCTCGCGGACGACGGTGACGTGCCAGGTCCCTTCGATCTTCATGCCGACTTCGCCGCGGTTCCACGCGTCCCACCCGGCGGTCGGATCGACGGGCGCCCACTCGTGTTCGTGGACCCAGTCGTGCATCTCCTGAACGACCGCCAGGCCGTCGTCCGTCTCGAAGGCGGGTTCGTAGTCGTCGGTCAGGAGCCGTCCGCCCCGACTCTGTAGGAGCATCCGCATCGTCTCGGCCGCGTATTCTCCTTCGTGGAAGTCCAGCGCCCAGTAATCCGTGTTCTCGACGATCGCGTTGGCCGCCTCGTAGAACTGGTCGGGCGTGTTCGGCGGATCCTCCGGATCGAGACCGGCTTCCGCGAAGATTTCCTTGTTGTAGTAGAGCCCGAACGGGTGGGTGTCGATCGGCACGGCGAGTTGCTCGCCGTCGACGAGGCCACCATCGACCACTTCGTCGAGATACGGGTCGGCCCCGATCTCGTCGGTGACCGAGACGAGACTGTCCTGATAGTCCCGCATCATCCGGGAGTGCATCACCGCGATGTCCGGCGGGTTGCCCCCGACCATCGACGTGTACAGGCGTCCGTAGTGTTCGTCCCAGGGAACCCGTTGGCGGTTGATCCGCAATCCCCCGTAGTCGTCGCTCTCGTTGATCCCGTCGACCATCTCCTTCATGACGGCGCCGTCACCGCCGCCGAAGAGCGTCCAGTACTCGACACCGTCGCGTGACGTCCCGATATAGCCCGTACAGCCGGCGGCGCCGGTCAGGGCCGCGATGCCCGTCGTTTGCAAGAAGCGCCGCCGGCCGAGGGAACTCGAGCGCGGCGGATCGCCCGAGTCACCGCTCGACGACGGCGGTCTATCGTCATGTGTTGGCATACGTCGTCAAAAACTAAATACTAATATATACACATTTCGGAAATATTCCGATCTCCGCCCCCTTAATGTATCGTTGCCTCTCGTAGATATCGCCGAAACCCGTCGAATCACGACGAATGCCGGCGGTAGAACTCGGTTTATACGGTTCAGGTCGAATCGCCGGACCGACGCGACTGTAAGAGGTGTCGATAACCGTATCATTTATGGTCCAGTCGGGAACACACAACACTCGTGCATGACAGACGCACACATAACAGTGCATACTGAGGCGGCTATCGATCGAATCGCCCCCGAAGTGCACGGTCACTTCGCCGAGCACCTCGGTCGCTGCATCTACGACGGTATCTGGCACAGCGAGCGCGCCGACGAGAGCGGGTTCCGCGAGGACACCGTTTCCCTACTGGCCGATCTCGACCTCCCCGTGCTCCGGTGGCCAGGCGGCTGTTTCGCCGACGACTACCACTGGGAGGACGGCGTCGGCCCGCGGGAGGAGCGCCCGCGGCGTCGCAACCTCTTCTGGGCGCAGGGCCCCGAAGAGAGCCCCGAGGAGTCTAACGCCTTCGGCACCGACGAGTTCCTCGAACTGTGCGAGCGAATCGGGACCGAACCGTACCTCGCGGCCAACGTCGGTTCGGGCGACCCCCAGGAGGCCGCCGACTGGGTCGAGTACTGCAACTACGACGGTGACACCGAACTGGCCGACCGCCGCCGGGAGAACGGACACGAGGATCCCTACGGCGTGAAATACTGGGGGCTCGGTAACGAGAACTGGGGCTGTGGCGGCCAGATGTCGCCCGAACAGTACGCCCGCGAGTACCGCCGGTTCGCGACGTACGTCGGCACGATGGACAACCTGATGCTCGACCACGACCTCGAGCTCATCGCCTGCGGCTTCGAGGGCCACGAGTGGAACCGCCGCTTCCTGGAGGAGATCAACGAGTCCCCGTGGGGCGCGGAGTTCCCGCTCGACCACCTCACGCTGCACCACTACTACGGGCGGGGGATGACCGTCGCCGAGGCCGACGAGGACAAGTACGATCGATTCCTCGCGGACGCGCTCGAGATGGAACGCCACATCGAGCGCATGGCCGGGGCGATCAACGCCGTCGCGACCACTCGCGATATCGGCGTCATCATCGACGAGTGGGGCGCCTGGCACCCCGAAGCGACCGCGGACAACGGCCTCGAGCAGCCGGGGACCGTCCTCGACGCGCTCTCCGCGGCGGCCGTCCTCGACGTCTTCAACGACAACAGCGACGTCGTCACGATGACGAACATCGCCCAGACCGTCAACGTCCTCCAGTGTCTCGTCGAGACCGACGAAGACGACGCCTGGGCTCGGCCGACCTACCGCGTCTTCGACCTCTACGCGTCCCACAAAGGCAACGACGCCGTCCGCACCACCGTATCGACGCCGACGCGCGAACTCGCCGACGACGACCGCGAACTGCCGCTGGTCGGCGCTTCCGCCTCGGTCGGCGACGACGGGACATATGTCACCGTCACGAACCTCGACTGCCGCGGTACACACAGCGTCGACGTCTCCCTCGAAGGCGCGAGCCTCGACGAGGGCGACGTCCGCGCCGAGATCCTGTTCGCCGATCAGGAGCCCGCACACGAGGTGACTCCCGACAACGCCGACGAGTTCGTCGCCGAAGATCTCGCGGTCTCGGTCGCCGGCGACGGTACCCTCACCGCGGAGCTGCCGCCGTCGACGGTCGCCGCCGTCTCCATCCGGTAAGCGAACCGCCGAGACGGACCTCAGACGAACGCTTTTCGCGATCAGTTGCGCCCGACTCGCTCTCATCACCGAACGCCGACGGCCGACCGGCCGACCGGCCAGGCGGTGGCGCTCAGGAGTAGTTGTGCTCGAGTTCGATGACGTTCGCGGTCCCCAGCACCGCCTCGGTGAGTGCTTCGTGAAACCGCTCGTCGTCGACCCGGTGGACGGGACAGGAGACGCTCACCGCCGCAATGCTCCGGTCGGCGTCGTCGGTGATCGGCGCCGCGAGACACCGCAGTCCGTTAAGCCGCTCCTCCCGATCGACGGCGTATCGCTGCTCGCGGATCGCCTCGAGTTCCGCGTAGAGGTCCTCCCGATCGGTGATCGTTCGGGGCGTCAGTCTCGGCAGACCGTGTTCGGAGAGCATTCCCTCGACCTCCTCGCGGGGCCGAAAGGCGAGAATCGCTTTTCCGAGGCCGGTACAGTGAAGCCGAACGCGCTTGCCCTCGTGGGTGTCGAGTTCGACCGCGTTCTCGCCCTGGGCCTGGTAGAGGTAGATCCCGCGGCCGTTCTTCTCGACGAGGAGATTGACGAGTTCGCCGGTTTCGTCGGCGAGTTCGTCGACCTGAGATTTGGCGACGTCGTAGATCGGAGTCCGATTCCGCGCGTACGCGCCTAATCCGAGAAACGAGAGGCCGATGTGATACTCGTCGCCGTCCTTGTCGACGTACTCGCGGTTCGCCAGCGTCGTCAGGTGGTTGTGGACCGCGCTCTTCCCGATGTCGACGTGATCCGTTACTTCCGAGACGCCGGCGCCGTCGAGTTCCTGAAGCACTTCGAGAATTTCGAAGGTCCGGCTGACGGTCCGAACGGGATGATTCGGTTTCGACATACACTGTCTGCCGCCGGAAAGGCTATTAAATTAGTGTGCTTGAATAAACACCGTTCGTTCTTGATGTAATCACGTTAATAATTATAGAACATTATAAAATGTGTTTAACCAGTGTTTATCGACCGGAAACGAATCGTGCCGGGAATCGCCCGAGGGATCCGTTCGTCGCGCGCCGATCGCTATACGGGGCCGAATCGGCCTCTCTGACCCAGACAGAACTACGTTTTGTCGCACAGAACTCGTTTCTGTGCATCCGAACGGACAGCCGGAAAGCCACCCGGATCGACGCCGCGCACTCACCGCTCGCCGCGAGCGGCGGCTGCGAGTCGGCGATCCATCGATGCCCTCGGTCGACTGTACGGTCAGTCGAGTACTGACCGGTCGCCCGCCATCCACACGAGGGGCACGCACAGTATCGCGAGCCGCTCTGGCGGGCGTCCGCATTTGGATTACATTCCTACGATTGTAATCCAAGAGGCAAGGAGGAGCCGAATAGCGGCCGTGAATGATCGGACTACTGTTCTTCATTACAGAACGTTCCAGTCGTTTCCGAACCGACGACATCGTCCGATCGCCGGCGCGAACGGCCGTCTCGGCGGAACGCTTATGCGCGAGACCGTCGCTCCGCGTAGATATGGAGCGACCAGTGACTGTCAAGCGAAGCCGAATTCGAGAGACGCTCGCGGACCGATCGCTCGCGGAACTGTGGCTGCTTCGGCCGGAGAACGTCGCCTGGCTCGCGGGCGGCGACGTCGTCATCGACGCGGCGAGCGATGTCGGCGCGGCCGCACTCGGGGTGCCGGCAGAGGGCGACGTCGTGCGGCTGCTCGCACC from Natrinema salifodinae carries:
- a CDS encoding glycoside hydrolase family 127 protein → MAPIRRAASVDPADVTIDDEFWNRWLETTREDLLEYQYEQLEASGCLENFRRTADGADGGFQGMWFADSDAYKWLEAASYVLATRDDPGPDSDLRRRVDDVIDLVAAAQGEDGYLNTYFALEEPEKRWTNLNMMHELYCAGHLIEAAVAHHRATDETSLLSVATAFADHIDDRFGDAIDGVLGHQEIELALVKLSRATGEERYVERAQYFVERRGRDDRLARELERIEEIAGYDPDDGGVAADAREAFYEDGDYDGRYAQDHAPLRDQEAVEGHAVRAMYFLAGAADVAAETGDEDLLARLERLWEHMTERRTYVTGGIGSSARGERFTEDYDLPNDTAYAETCAAIGSVFWNRRLFELTGRARYADLIERTLYNAVLVGLSLDGTAFFYDNRLASDGDHHRREWFECACCPPNVARLLAALGRHLYATGTGTGTDTGTGSDERLLYVNQYVGSSATVPIDGTDVELDQASGLPWNGEVTLDVDPETPTEFSLRLRIPSWCEDASVRVNGEPVSIAVDRDSGSGSGGDGGGVDNGYLVIEREWINDRVEVTFERSVVPVRAHPAVAADAGRIALTCGPLVYCLEGVDHERPLHQYRVETASAFDAGYRDDLLGGVVTIEAGATVPELEEWDGELYRPAAESARHSTSVTAVPYYAWDNRAPGEMRVWLREE
- a CDS encoding alpha-L-arabinofuranosidase — translated: MGEHTDHPDSNRSMRRRQYLGVQAAATAGLVVGGAGLVAGASDDAVDGTEQGDGDEDRADDEAAESFDAMVTMDADERGERDVPETLFGRFAEHYGAHEIYPGIYAEHVTNTAFVAWGQVQPDHVSHVYGFDEVGRYDGLPFPWEPVGDEAAFERPEEGGVRGLGTWESDGGWPAVDREPRNEHQRVVLDDAVGGVKQRLPLPDWRTLAYEFGLSVRADGIDALDIRLTAPDGDVLASAAIEGLTDEWERYDGIDLELAERSGSTLEGGALDDVASPYGEYVLEIVAEGTGHVDLDWLSLLPADAVNGKFNPTTIELMDDRNVSLLKWPGGNVTSTYKWEDGIGPVEERPIRPNVVWNGLDPNLMGTAEYVEFCEVTDVEATITVGVTVEDTDREFQPPEPITPEDAANWVEYCNGSTDTEYGALRAEHGYEEPFDVQVWEIGNEVWGGWQAGGTHDPEQFAERTTEFIEAMTAVDDSITVIPDGMDPMYGDENLPDPERWNDTLFDVIGSDLDGIGMHRYNWGIRDEDPGSVEEWKAEHDADALDYNEVLLMFPTQFGELMGETADLAASHGLEEPEFFIGEWGLYPTVADGDPWPGMPTMAGASYVAGMFNAFIRQSDHVRRASHTHLPVRMFPPEHVDHPADPNPLLPVGFTLGLYASVFDGDRTWNVIDAAVDGETRDIPETGVRIRAMEDVPYVDAVSMATPDGDALCTFLTNRNLRTDASVAIEVPDAVTPAEATVTVQRPTGDPHDEQDGLGDYPDSWYDWDAAVYEVATETVPVRENGTLDLRLPPSAVARIEIEAGARRGPPERGDGSGRGPRNHADENPGRGPPEHARSTDAAECNE
- a CDS encoding ABC transporter ATP-binding protein, with product MSNTEDTTAPVTFDDVRKVYNDYFVAIEAFNARIEDGEFITIVGPSGSGKSTLLRMIAGLETITEGDIRIGDESIKGVEPQDRGIAMVFQNYALYPHMSVEKNMGYGLRLTTDLADDEIEQRVHETAEMMGIEDELDSKPSELSGGQQQRVATGRAIVRDPKIFLMDEPLSNLDAKLKVHMRTELQRLQEELGTTTIYVTHDQHEALTMSDRIIVLNEGELQQFASPDEVYNNPANRFVADFIGSPAMNFFDVVASGSTLVGDGFEYQIPSRITDEIDGTAADEHELGIRPEDITYDATGANTIPATVEVVEVAGSDNFVYLDIEGDECRVRVPGDVKPDVGEQVDLAFDPVDIHLFDGQTGENLLADLRTTEPRDADRSAASETETEAEEPA
- a CDS encoding carbohydrate ABC transporter permease; translated protein: MSTDSQRLFDGVSLTSDRLRTIGLYAGLYGTALLFLLPYWYMFATSFMTRDLVYSEVPHLIPWDLTLYWYEYLLTNSLIVQWTVNTVILAGVTTIVVMLIDAMIAYSLTRLDWPGRRAIFAVIVASFMVPGIVNLVPVYIIVSELGLVNSVWGVVLPSAANPLGVFMLVQFFKDIPEELEEAARLDGFSRLRVFSHIVLPLMRSALAALGLFIFIWTWNAFVWPLLIFQDDAMYTLPIGLVTLQDNLGVTEPGVIMTSAVVASVPLLLVFLVMQKHLVRAVEMQGTTK
- a CDS encoding carbohydrate ABC transporter permease; protein product: MAQANQQSDASDSGLVDLSKSSTREWIAGATFAIPYLLIAGTFLFGPLALALYMSFHDWNALEPAQSQFIGLENYRILLSDPDFWNALWNTVYFVALSVPPIIVGSLLLALGVNRDVRGKWLLRTVFFSPYVLTVAVVGLLWSEIFSASGLIPYYLGGGNWLTSHELAMPAIAIATVWWQLAFNFIILLAARQNVPDRLYEAAKLDGASSWRMMRDITVPQMKNPLVFIVIVTFVNSFQVFGQPYIMTDGGPSFSTTTIVLYLYETAFTGRQFGYAAAVGYVLFMLLIAVSATSYYFLGRDTQ